A genome region from Monomorium pharaonis isolate MP-MQ-018 unplaced genomic scaffold, ASM1337386v2 scaffold_184, whole genome shotgun sequence includes the following:
- the LOC118644200 gene encoding ras association domain-containing protein 8-like codes for MELKVWVEGIQRIVCGVTETTTCQDVVYALAHATAQTGRFTLVERWRTNERLLAPYENPLKILMKWGEYSSEVQLILRRSTPENNKTNALPSRLTYASRANGLPISLSEHGTSSTATMQDDSKNISTTQSLDFADDMQGGLERNRDTRKSLTFSGFHGGITEGSTEIQMENNVAVVQPTPHLKNKDSNVRKNVQKPAQSPTRGTNTEIATHLLQKKVREVPPYREPPGPSSPPLRTLPPYRDPPPPNLNSPGRSQFVHGSGSPHMHKDDQPSSSNSMKLKRNLIQEFQDKVPTQSVNPLSVTAQNMATVAYTQRYVELIRLVNKQRDTINAQQADLTKFDAEILYWETKNKEQMHQMDYISQEMNRIESTGRIIEEQLKELAHVEEESEIVRQQEKTLKSEITLLRSKLANCETELLQCKNKIRLVMEELTMEQHNISRETDERQIMERKIISEVEHLQNEVEQAKRATELASQHAESLKLEVVNLESAIVEKKLQVERLVADMKEANLQSLAVACSDEQVKSLLEGAHKPGSTRKMIGSPRQLETAVPTSKNPHGVWV; via the exons ATGGAGCTGAAGGTGTGGGTGGAGGGAATTCAGCGCATTGTGTGTGGCGTTACCGAAACCACCACCTGTCAA GATGTGGTGTATGCACTTGCTCATGCCACAGCTCAGACAGGTAGATTTACTTTGGTGGAACGTTGGCGAACCAATGAACGTTTACTGGCCCCTTATGAAAATCCTCTTAAG ATCTTAATGAAATGGGGCGAATACTCTTCAGAAGTTCAATTGATTCTGAGACGTTCCACTccagaaaataacaaaacaaatgcATTACCATCGCGATTGACGTATGCATCACGTGCAAATGGATTACCAATTTCACTATCTGAGCACGGAACATCAAGTACTGCTACTATGCAAGATgacagtaaaaatatatcaactacTCAAAGTTTAGATTTTGCAGATGATATGCAAGGAGGATTGGAGAGAAATAGAGACACCAGAAAGTCACTTACGTTTAGTGGATTTCATGGAGGTATTACAGAAGGTAGCACAGAA attCAAATGGAGAATAACGTGGCTGTAGTTCAGCCCACGCCACATTTGAAGAATAAGGATTCAAACGTtcgaaaaaatgtacaaaaaccAGCGCAGTCACCTACGCGAGGAACCAATACAGAAA tCGCAACAcacttattgcaaaaaaaggTACGCGAGGTTCCACCTTACAGGGAACCTCCAGGTCCATCTTCGCCGCCCTTACGCACTTTGCCACCTTACCGAGATCCACCGCCGCCAAATTTAAACAGTCCTGGAAGATCGCAGTTTGTGCATGGTAGCGGAAGTCCTCATATGCATAAAGATGATCAGCCATCTTCCAGTAATTCCatgaaattgaaaagaaatcTCATCCAG gaATTTCAAGATAAAGTGCCTACGCAATCTGTTAATCCTCTTTCTGTCACGGCACAAAATATGGCGACTGTTGCTTATACTCAACGATATGTTGAACTCATAAGACTAGTCAATAAGCAACGGGACACTATTAATGCTCAACAAGCTGACCTAACAAAA TTTGATGCAGAAATACTGTATTGGGaaacaaagaataaagaaCAAATGCATCAAATGGATTATATTTCCCAAGAAATGAATCGTATCGAATCTACTGGCCGCATCATCGAGgaacaa CTCAAGGAATTGGCTCATGTAGAAGAAGAAAGCGAAATAGTTAGGCAGCaggaaaaaacactaaagtCAGAAATAACATTGCTTAGATCAAAGCTTGCCAATTGTGAAACAGAACTTcttcaatgtaaaaataaaattag acTAGTTATGGAAGAGCTTACCATGGAACAACATAATATAAGCCGAGAGACAGATGAGCGGCAAATCATGGAACGTAAAATAATTAGCGAAGTGGAGCATTTACAAAATGAAGTAGAACAAGCTAAACGTGCAACCGAATTAGCTTCGCAGCATGcagaatctttaaaattagaagTAGTCAATTTGGAATCGGCAATTGTCGAGAAGAAATTACAAGTAGAGAGATTGGTAGCTGACATGAAAGAAGCAAATCTGCAAAGTTTAGCTGTTGCATGTTCAGATGAGCAAGTCAAATCTTTATTAgaag gTGCCCATAAACCTGGAAGTACACGTAAAATGATAGGATCACCAAGGCAATTGGAAACTGCAGTACCCACGAGTAAGAATCCACATGGTGTGTGggtataa